Proteins encoded together in one Lathyrus oleraceus cultivar Zhongwan6 chromosome 5, CAAS_Psat_ZW6_1.0, whole genome shotgun sequence window:
- the LOC127079262 gene encoding uncharacterized protein LOC127079262, with the protein METLAELRAQVLELQKENARYREERCGSEAKDTSDRASINCQPKFPEGITPCQLYLSSPTYRIVGKGKVHNTSGELLHHNPLPVGYMKVSVDLVLDTNALLPLPDVVSETTLMRDAVGSFVGWPSDLIFPDYV; encoded by the exons atggagaccttggcggagttaagggcacaagtactcgaactgcaaaaggagaatgcaaggtatagagaggaaaggtgcggttccgaggcaaaagatactagtgaccgagctagtatcaattgtcaaccgaaatttcccgag ggcattacaccttgtcagctgtatctatcgtcaccaacttatcgcatagttggcaagggaaaagtgcacaacacttcgggtgaattacttcaccataatcccctcccggtgggatatatgaaagtttcggttgaccttgtattagataccaacgcgcttctaccattacctgacgttgtttcagagacaacgttgatgcgagatgcagtcggatcctttgttggatggccgtcagatctaattttcccagat